A single genomic interval of Lewinellaceae bacterium harbors:
- a CDS encoding PD40 domain-containing protein, with translation MIRYLNLVILLLLISTFIEAQPIIRYPAISPDGQSIAFSFQGDIWVAKSDGSDPQRLTIHEAYEYEPHWSPDGKNIVFIGNRFGNDDLFIVDREGKTVKRLTYHSAADREPSWGSDGQIYFTTNRDFASVEWEYEIHTVPAQGGTPGRLLDALGYNPVLSPDGKMIAFERGSCRIVREDYHGPANRDIWIYHIPTKTYHQITTFDGQDIEPAWGKDNQLYWLSAQDGRYNLFVIPVNADASAGKQRQVTNFKGTGIRYFDVGMSDVGVVEKGNEILRLDLKQGKSTPINLTLTGDDRFDPVVDKSFSSGADEYAVSPNGKMMALTIHGDIFIKAVDKDIDRTTQVTHHPFRDRNPVWVSDSVLLFISDRDGNYEIYSAKSSDPKQANPFLTLKFDVHRITRTPEDEGELIISPDHKKVAVLQGRGKLIVMDVDSTGMLKNQVVMQDGWDTPGGVAWSPDSRWLAYALSDLDFNSDVYIQPVDNHLKPTNVSMHPRDDSQPFWSPDGSKLGFMSIRNNGDNDVWFAWLKKEDWEKSKPDWDGDKETELFAEKKDAKKEDKKEPDSLIIDLDDIYERLVQVTHFPGNEGDLSISRDGETFFFTTFNGGRAGSEGDPELKSVKWDGSDLKTVLSNGRIWGTQLGPKNEYLYYFSTPGSINRLKLPDGKPERLPFVAKMKIDQPAEREQVFEEAWKTIEEGFYDPKFHGYDWDALKKKYKPWAMAASTKQDFIYLFNEMLGQLNSSHMGLFGSTPEETQRETTGKLGAEVKPVNSGVEVTHVIANTPAAKENALQIGDVITAVNEQAITNSGNFYQLLANTANERTLLSVRGKDGSTRDVVLRPSVSINADLYDEWVQQRKDLTSKYSNGKLGYIHIQGMNWPSFERFERELMASGNGKEGVVIDVRYNGGGWTTDMLMAVLNVRQHAYTIPRGAADDLKKENTKFKDHYPYGERLPLSAWTKPSIAMCNESSYSNAEIFSHAYKTLGIGKLVGKATFGAVISTGGYGLMDGSFVRLPFRAWYVKATGKNMEHGPAVPDIQVENDPEYKVGDDQQLKAAVDELLREVNSKN, from the coding sequence ATGATAAGGTATCTAAACCTGGTAATCCTGCTACTGCTCATAAGTACGTTCATTGAAGCCCAACCCATCATTCGCTATCCGGCTATAAGTCCGGACGGCCAGTCCATTGCCTTTTCTTTCCAGGGGGACATCTGGGTGGCTAAATCGGACGGTTCGGACCCGCAGCGGCTCACCATTCATGAAGCCTATGAATACGAACCGCACTGGAGCCCGGATGGCAAGAACATCGTGTTTATCGGTAACCGGTTTGGGAATGATGACCTTTTCATAGTAGACCGTGAAGGAAAAACAGTCAAACGGCTGACCTACCATTCGGCAGCGGACCGCGAACCTTCCTGGGGTTCGGATGGCCAGATCTACTTTACCACCAACCGGGATTTTGCTTCGGTGGAGTGGGAGTATGAGATCCATACTGTTCCAGCCCAGGGTGGCACTCCGGGACGATTGCTGGATGCATTAGGTTACAATCCGGTTCTTTCCCCGGATGGCAAAATGATTGCTTTTGAGCGGGGGTCATGCCGGATTGTTCGGGAAGATTACCATGGACCGGCGAACCGCGACATCTGGATCTATCACATTCCTACCAAAACCTATCACCAGATCACCACATTTGATGGACAGGATATCGAGCCTGCGTGGGGAAAGGATAATCAGTTGTATTGGTTGTCTGCGCAGGACGGACGCTATAACCTGTTTGTCATTCCAGTCAATGCAGACGCAAGTGCCGGCAAACAGCGCCAGGTTACCAATTTTAAAGGTACCGGTATCCGCTATTTCGATGTAGGGATGAGTGATGTGGGCGTGGTAGAAAAGGGCAATGAAATATTACGCCTTGATCTTAAACAAGGGAAATCTACACCGATAAATCTCACATTGACCGGCGATGACCGCTTTGATCCGGTAGTGGACAAGTCCTTCTCCAGTGGAGCCGATGAATATGCCGTGTCACCCAATGGAAAAATGATGGCACTGACCATTCATGGGGATATCTTTATCAAAGCGGTGGACAAAGATATCGACAGAACCACACAGGTCACCCACCATCCTTTCCGTGACCGGAATCCGGTGTGGGTTAGCGATTCGGTCCTGCTATTCATTTCCGATCGTGATGGAAACTATGAAATATATTCGGCTAAGTCTTCAGATCCAAAACAAGCCAATCCTTTCCTGACTCTGAAATTTGATGTCCATCGAATCACCCGCACCCCGGAGGATGAAGGTGAGTTGATTATTTCTCCGGACCACAAAAAGGTTGCGGTCCTTCAGGGCAGAGGTAAATTGATTGTGATGGATGTGGACAGTACCGGGATGTTAAAAAATCAGGTGGTCATGCAGGATGGCTGGGATACGCCTGGTGGTGTAGCCTGGAGTCCGGATAGTCGCTGGCTGGCTTATGCTTTATCGGACCTTGACTTTAATTCTGATGTGTATATTCAGCCGGTTGACAATCACCTCAAGCCTACCAATGTTTCCATGCATCCGCGTGACGATTCCCAACCATTCTGGAGTCCGGATGGGAGCAAACTGGGATTTATGTCCATACGCAACAACGGTGATAATGATGTTTGGTTTGCCTGGCTGAAAAAGGAGGACTGGGAAAAGAGCAAACCCGACTGGGACGGAGACAAAGAGACAGAGTTATTTGCCGAGAAGAAAGATGCCAAAAAGGAAGACAAAAAAGAGCCTGACAGCCTGATCATCGATCTGGACGATATTTATGAGCGTCTGGTTCAGGTGACCCATTTCCCGGGCAATGAAGGAGATCTGTCCATTTCCAGGGATGGGGAGACCTTTTTCTTTACAACCTTTAATGGCGGTCGGGCCGGATCAGAGGGAGACCCGGAGTTAAAGAGTGTCAAATGGGATGGATCGGACCTCAAGACGGTTCTCAGCAATGGGCGTATCTGGGGAACCCAATTAGGTCCCAAAAATGAATACCTGTATTACTTTTCTACGCCTGGATCAATCAACCGGCTTAAGCTGCCGGATGGTAAACCGGAGCGCCTGCCTTTTGTTGCCAAAATGAAAATTGACCAGCCTGCAGAACGGGAACAGGTGTTTGAAGAGGCCTGGAAAACCATTGAAGAGGGCTTTTATGATCCGAAATTCCATGGATACGATTGGGATGCATTGAAGAAGAAATACAAGCCCTGGGCCATGGCGGCTTCGACCAAACAGGACTTCATCTATTTATTCAATGAAATGCTGGGTCAGCTCAATTCAAGCCATATGGGTTTGTTCGGATCCACACCGGAAGAGACCCAGCGGGAGACTACCGGCAAGTTGGGCGCTGAAGTCAAACCGGTGAATTCCGGAGTAGAAGTAACCCATGTTATTGCCAATACGCCGGCGGCAAAGGAAAATGCATTGCAGATTGGTGATGTGATCACCGCAGTCAATGAACAGGCGATCACCAATTCGGGTAATTTTTACCAACTATTGGCAAATACGGCCAATGAACGCACCTTGCTGAGTGTTCGTGGTAAAGATGGGTCTACCCGGGACGTAGTCCTGCGACCTTCGGTATCCATCAATGCTGATCTTTACGATGAGTGGGTGCAGCAACGCAAAGACCTGACTTCCAAATATTCAAATGGCAAACTGGGATACATCCATATCCAGGGTATGAACTGGCCAAGCTTCGAACGATTTGAGCGGGAATTGATGGCCAGCGGAAACGGTAAGGAAGGAGTCGTGATCGATGTGCGGTATAATGGGGGAGGGTGGACCACTGACATGTTGATGGCGGTTCTCAATGTCCGTCAGCACGCCTATACCATTCCACGCGGTGCGGCCGATGACCTTAAGAAAGAAAATACCAAATTCAAAGACCACTATCCGTATGGTGAGCGGCTTCCATTATCGGCCTGGACCAAGCCTTCGATAGCTATGTGCAATGAGTCCAGCTATTCCAATGCAGAGATTTTTTCCCATGCGTATAAGACGTTAGGGATCGGTAAGCTGGTCGGAAAAGCCACCTTTGGTGCGGTCATTTCAACGGGTGGTTATGGGCTGATGGATGGCTCTTTTGTACGGCTTCCCTTCCGGGCCTGGTATGTTAAAGCTACCGGTAAAAATATGGAGCATGGCCCAGCTGTACCGGACATCCAGGTGGAAAATGATCCGGAATACAAGGTTGGTGACGACCAGCAGTTAAAAGCAGCAGTAGATGAACTATTACGTGAAGTAAACAGCAAAAACTGA
- the alaS gene encoding alanine--tRNA ligase: MTAQEIRQTFLDFFQSKDHRIVPSAPIVNKDDPTLMFTNAGMNQFKDSFLGNKPPVYPRIADTQKCLRVSGKHNDLEEVGRDSYHHTMFEMLGNWSFGDYFKKEAIAWAWELLTGVYGLDPERLYASVFAGDEAENLDTDLEAENLWKQYLPGERILRFSKKDNFWEMGDTGPCGPCSEIHIDLRSDAERAELPGRNLVNESHPQVIEIWNLVFIQYNRKADSTLEELPAKHVDTGMGFERLCMAIQGKKSNYDTDVFTPFIELIEQSTGIRYTGRYTEEAKSDIAMRVASDHIRAVAFTIADGQLPSNTGAGYVIRRILRRAVRYNFSFLGQDQPFLHTMIPLLADRFQHVFPELKAQEEFVRQVVFEEERSFLRTLAAGLKKVDQAEVTDGVLDGAFVFELYDTYGFPIDLTRLIAVEKGLTVDENGFRLALEAQRERSRADASVETGDWVILRDGSSHFVGYDESEVDATHVLKYRQMLVKGKPVYQLVLETTPFYAEGGGQVGDTGTLWFGGEAIRVIDTIKENDLFIHLVNKLPDASTLKQPVKAVIDANRRHLIENNHSATHLLHAALRQVLGDHVHQKGSLVNEDYLRFDFSHFKKVEQDELDRIEQIVNARIREDIHRGEDRGIPIEQAKAAGAMMLFGEKYGDTVRMITFDPGYSRELCGGCHVGTTGKIGLFKITSESAVAAGVRRIEAKTAVGAETMVRDEEATLRNIRQLVKAQQDPTPQIEQLLEENRALKQKIEALLGQQAVSLKADLAGKAKSKDGFRVLTEVVQIEDSKVLKDLVFQLEATLQPAIVAIGAAVDGKPQLLIKISQSLVDEKGWHAGNLVRDAAKAIQGGGGGQPFFASAGGSDTGGLGAAIDVVRKVVGG; this comes from the coding sequence AATTCAAAGATTCATTCCTCGGCAATAAGCCCCCGGTATATCCACGCATTGCCGATACTCAGAAATGCCTGCGGGTATCCGGAAAGCATAACGACCTGGAAGAAGTAGGCCGGGATAGTTATCACCACACGATGTTTGAAATGCTGGGCAACTGGTCCTTTGGTGACTATTTTAAGAAGGAAGCCATCGCCTGGGCCTGGGAATTACTCACCGGTGTATACGGCCTGGACCCCGAACGCTTATATGCGAGTGTATTTGCCGGTGATGAAGCGGAAAATCTGGATACCGACCTGGAAGCGGAAAACCTTTGGAAACAATACCTCCCCGGAGAGCGCATCCTGCGCTTCAGCAAAAAAGATAATTTCTGGGAAATGGGCGATACCGGCCCCTGTGGACCCTGTTCCGAAATACACATCGACCTCCGTTCGGATGCAGAACGGGCGGAACTTCCCGGTCGTAACCTGGTCAATGAAAGTCATCCTCAGGTTATCGAGATCTGGAACCTGGTCTTCATTCAATACAACCGGAAAGCAGACAGCACGCTGGAGGAACTACCTGCAAAACATGTCGATACCGGTATGGGATTCGAACGGCTTTGCATGGCAATCCAGGGTAAAAAGTCCAACTACGACACCGACGTATTCACACCTTTCATCGAACTCATTGAACAATCTACCGGTATCAGGTATACCGGCCGTTATACAGAGGAGGCTAAGTCAGACATTGCCATGCGCGTGGCCTCCGATCATATCCGGGCAGTTGCCTTCACGATCGCCGATGGTCAACTCCCGTCAAACACTGGCGCCGGATATGTCATCCGGCGCATCCTGCGCCGTGCCGTACGCTACAATTTCAGTTTCCTCGGGCAGGATCAGCCTTTCTTGCATACCATGATACCGTTGCTTGCGGATCGCTTTCAGCATGTATTTCCGGAACTCAAAGCCCAGGAGGAGTTTGTCCGCCAGGTCGTCTTTGAAGAGGAGCGCTCTTTCCTGCGCACACTGGCAGCGGGACTAAAAAAAGTGGATCAGGCTGAAGTTACGGATGGGGTGCTCGATGGTGCTTTCGTTTTTGAATTGTATGATACCTATGGATTTCCGATCGACCTGACCCGTCTCATCGCAGTCGAAAAAGGGCTTACTGTTGATGAGAATGGTTTCCGGCTGGCGCTGGAAGCCCAGCGTGAACGATCACGTGCCGATGCCAGTGTAGAGACTGGTGATTGGGTGATCCTCCGGGATGGCAGCTCCCATTTTGTAGGCTACGATGAATCCGAAGTCGACGCAACCCATGTCCTGAAATACCGGCAAATGCTGGTCAAAGGAAAGCCGGTTTATCAACTGGTCCTGGAAACGACACCATTCTATGCGGAAGGTGGGGGTCAGGTTGGCGATACCGGCACCTTATGGTTTGGCGGGGAAGCCATCCGGGTTATCGACACCATTAAAGAAAACGACCTCTTCATTCATCTGGTCAATAAACTACCAGATGCCAGCACACTGAAACAGCCGGTCAAGGCTGTCATTGATGCGAATCGCCGGCATCTCATTGAAAATAACCACTCAGCCACCCACCTGTTGCATGCCGCTTTACGTCAGGTATTGGGCGATCACGTGCACCAAAAAGGATCACTGGTCAATGAAGACTATCTGCGCTTCGACTTCTCCCACTTCAAGAAGGTCGAACAGGATGAACTGGACCGTATCGAGCAGATTGTCAATGCCAGGATCCGTGAGGACATACACCGGGGTGAAGACCGGGGGATTCCTATCGAGCAAGCCAAAGCCGCCGGAGCGATGATGCTTTTTGGTGAAAAATATGGCGATACCGTGCGGATGATCACCTTTGATCCGGGTTATTCCCGGGAATTGTGCGGGGGTTGCCATGTTGGCACCACCGGAAAGATCGGACTCTTTAAGATTACGTCCGAATCAGCGGTCGCTGCCGGGGTACGCCGTATCGAGGCTAAAACCGCGGTAGGCGCTGAAACCATGGTCCGCGACGAAGAAGCCACACTACGGAATATCCGGCAATTGGTTAAAGCTCAGCAGGATCCCACGCCCCAGATTGAACAATTGCTGGAAGAAAACCGCGCCTTAAAGCAAAAAATCGAGGCCTTACTGGGCCAGCAAGCTGTGTCGCTCAAAGCGGACCTGGCTGGTAAAGCAAAAAGTAAAGATGGGTTCCGGGTTTTGACCGAGGTCGTTCAGATCGAGGACAGCAAAGTTCTCAAAGATCTTGTCTTCCAGCTGGAGGCTACCCTGCAGCCCGCCATTGTCGCCATCGGTGCCGCTGTAGACGGGAAACCGCAATTGTTGATCAAGATCAGTCAATCCCTGGTTGACGAAAAAGGCTGGCACGCAGGCAATCTGGTCCGTGATGCCGCCAAAGCCATCCAGGGCGGTGGCGGAGGACAACCCTTTTTCGCCTCGGCAGGCGGTAGCGACACCGGAGGGTTGGGTGCCGCCATCGACGTAGTCCGTAAGGTAGTAGGTGGTTAG